In Salinibaculum sp. SYNS191, the genomic window GCACGCTCGGGCGGACGCTGCTGAAACTCCACGAGGTCACCAGCGGTCGCATCGAGTACGACGGCGCGGACATCGACTCGCTGTCCAAGCAGGAACTCAACGAGTTCCGCTCGGAGTGTCAGATAATCTTCCAGGACCCCGAGGCGAGCCTGAACCCCAACCGCACGGTGCGGGAGGTGCTCCAGCGGCCGCTGAAACTGTTCACCGTCATGAACGCCGACGAGCGCCGCGAGCGGACCGAGGAGCTGTTGAACCAGGTGAACCTCGGCAGCGACATCATCGACAAGAAGCCCCACGAACTCTCCGGCGGCCAGCAACAGCGCGTGGCCATCGCCCGTGCGTTCGCCGCCGACCCGTCGCTCATCGTGCTGGACGAGCCGGTGTCGTCGCTGGACGTGAGCGTCCAGGCGAGCATCCTCAACCTGCTCGAAGACCTCTGCGAGGAGTACGGCACCTCCTACCTGCTCATCAGCCACGACCTGAGCGTCATCGAGGCCATCTGCGACCGCGTCGCGGTGATGTACCTCGGCGAAATCATCGAGACCGGCTCGACCGAGCAGATATTCGAGCCGCCCTATCACCCCTACACGCGGGCGCTGCTGTCCAGCATTCCGACGCTGGACCCCCACGAGGAGCAGACCCGAATCCGCCTCGAAGGCGACGTGCCCAACGCGCGGAACCCGCCGAGTGGTTGCTCGTTCAACACGCGCTGTCCGCAGAAAATCGGCGAGGTCTGCGAGACCGACGACCCGTCCCTGGCGGACCGCGGGGGCGGCCACTGCATCAGTTGCCACCTCGACGACGACGAGATGAACGACCCGCTCGACACCGAACTCGACGCGTCGTAAGCTCCTCCATCCCACCGTCGACGGACGGCACGGGACTCGCACCCCGGCGTGAGCCGACGGTGCGGAAACAATTATTGAAATTATGTGGGGGATATGTAGATTTTCGAAACGCATCGGCCCAAACTGCTGGACATTCCCAAAAACTTAAGCGGGTCCGACCGCGTACTCGCACTACGAGTGATACCCGACACACTGAGCGAGAACGACGAGGTACAGAATTACGTCGACGGCGCGTGGCACACCCCGTCCAGCACTGACGGGCAGGCGGTGACGGACCCGGGGACCGGCGAGGAACTCGCCTATCTGCCGTTCAGCGACGAGGACGACCTCGACGCGGCAGTCGCGGCGGGCAACGCCGCCTTCGAGGACTGGCGACAGACCGCCGTCGAGAAGCGCATCCAGCCGCTGTTCCGGCTGAAGCAGTTGCTCGACGAGCACATCGACGAACTGGCAGCACTGCTGGTCCGCGAACACGGCAAGACGCGCGACGAGGCACGCGGCGAGATTCGCCGCGGCATCCAGAACGTCGAGGTGGCCTGTGGCATCCCGAAGATGATGCAGGCGGGGACCCTCTCCCACGCCGCGCCGGATATCGACGAGAGCGCCGTCCGCGAACCGCTCGGGACGTTCGTCGCCATCACCCCGTTCAACTTCCCGGCGATGATCTCGCTGTGGTTCCTCCCGCACGCTGTCGCCACCGGCAACAGCTTCATCCTGAAGCCCAGCGAGCAGGACCCGCTGGTCACCCAGCGCATCTTCGAACTGGTCGACCGGGCCGGCTTCCCGGACGGCGTCGTCCAGCTCGTCCACGGCGGGCCGGACACCGTCAACAACATCCTCGAACACGACGGCATCGAGGGTGTTTCCTTCGTGGGCAGCACACCTATCGCCCGCCACATCTACGAGACGGCGGCGGCAAACGGCAAGCGCGTCCAGGCCCAGGGCGGCGCGAAGAACCACATCATCGTCACCGAGAGCGCGGACATCGAGTACGCCGCCGAGAAGACCGTCTCCTCGGCGTGTGCCTGCGCGGGCGAGCGCTGTCTCTCCAACGACGTGGTTGTCGTCGAGGAGGCCGTCTACGACGAGTTCGCCGACGCGCTGGCCGAGAAGACCCGCGAACAGGTCGTCGGCTACGGCCTCGACGACGGGGTCGACATCGGCGCAATCATCAGCGAGGACCACCTCGACACGCTTCACGGCTACGTCGAGTCCGGCGTCGAGGAGGGCGCGGAACTGCTCGTCGACGGCCGCGAGGTCACCGTCGACGACTACGACGGCACCTTCATCGGCCCGACGCTCTTCGGCGAGGTGAGCCCGGAGATGACCATCGCCCGCGAGGAGCACTTCGGTCCCATCATGGGGCTCGTCAGTGTCGCGGACTTCGACGAGGCCGTGGACGTCGTCAACCAGAGCGAGTTCGGCAACGCGGCCAGCCTCTTTACCGACAGCGGCCACAAGGCCGACCGGTTCAAACACGAGGTCGAGGCCGGCAACCTCGGCGTGAATCTCGGCACTGCAGCACCCATGGCCTTCTTCTCCTTCGGCGGGCGCAAAGACTCCTTCTTCGGGGACCTCCACGCCCAGGGCCAGGACATGATCAACTTCTACACCGACAAGACCAGTTACATCGAGCGCTGGCCGAACCAGGAGTGAGTCGCCGCCGTCGTCCCCCCGCGGGACGACACACACCAGTATTCAGGACGCGTCGAGTTCCTCGATGAGGTCCCAGTCCAGTTCGACGCCCAGGCCGGGGCCGTCGGGCGGTGACACCGCCCCGTTCTCGGCCAGAATCGGCTCCTCCAGCAGGAAGTCCCGCGCCTCGGGCGTCCAGCCCGGGGGGTCGAGCGGGTACTCGCACCAGCGCGCGCCCGTCGCGGCGAGCAGGTGGAGGTTCGCGGCGAAGCCGAGCCCGTCGTTCCAGGTGTGCGGGGCGAATTCGAGCCCGTGCGTGTCGGCCATCGCGGCGACCTTCGTGCCGCCCTTGATGCCCGTCGCGAGCACGGCGTCTGGCTGGAGCACGTCGAGCGAGCCCTGCTTGATGAACTCCCGGAAGTGGTGGATGCCGTTGTTGAACTCCCCGCCCGCGATGGGCACGTCCGTCGCCTCGCGCAGGCGCGCCAGCCCCTCGTAGTTCCGGCGGTCCAGCGGTTCCTCCAGCCAGCCGACGTTGCCGATGTCCTCCAGTTCCCGCGCGACCGACAGTGCGTCGTCGAACGACCACTTTTCGACGTCGACCATCGGGACGCTCCAGCCCATGTTCGCGTCCATCATCAGCGTCAGGTCGGGGTAGGCCTCGCGGATGCGCCGCGCCACGTCGAGGTCCGGGGACGGGTCGTCGCCGTGACAGCGGAGCTTCACCGCCTCGAACCCCTCGTCGACGCGCTCGTCGACGTACGCCAGCCGCTCCTCCGGCCCCTGTCGCTCCCCGGTCGAGGCGTAGGCCGGAATCGGGTCGGCGCTCCCGCCGAGCAGTTCGTAGATGGGCTTGCCGGCGTCCTTGCCGACGATGTCCCACAGCGCGACCTCGAAGTGCCAGGGGCGGGGCCCCCAGAGGTTGAGCGGGTCCAGTTTCTCCACCAGCGACTCGACCTCGCGGGGGTCCTCGCTGACGAGGAACATCTCTGCCAGTTCCAGGTAGTCCATCCGCCCGGCGAAGCCGGAGGCCGTCGCGACGCCGGAGATGCCGGCGTCCGTTTCGAGTTCGAACAGCAGCACCTCGTGTTCGGTCTGCTCGAAACCTGGCTTCCAGGCCGGCCGGAAACTGTCGTCCATCCCGTAGCGAAGGTGGTACTGATTGACGCTCGTTATCTCCATTGTCACCAGTCTGGACGGCCCGGTGTGATAAACGTTCACCGACACATGTTCACTCCGGGACGACCGGCTATACCGGGGTATTAATGCCGGGACATGTTCAGCGAAACCAGAATACGGCGAGAGGGCGCAACGGTACCCATGGCGACCCAGACAGACCTCAGTACGTACGACCTCCTCGTCGACGGTGACCTCGTCCCGTCGGAGGCGGAGGAGCGCTTCGAGACAGTCAACCCGGCCACCGAGGAGCCCTTCGCGGCCGTCGCACGGGCGCGCGCCGCGGACGTCGACCGGGCCGTCGGCGCCGCTCGCGAGGCCTTCCCGGAGTGGCGCTCGACGCCACCCCAGGAGCGCGGCCGCCTCCTGAACGACCTCGCGGCGGAAATCCGCGCCCACGAGGAGAGCCTCGCGCTGCTCGAAACTCGCGACAACGGCAAACCCCTCTCCCACGCCCGCGCGGACGTCGAGACCTGCGCCCGATACTTCGAGTACTACGCGGGCGTCGCCGACAAGGTCCACGGCGACTCCATCCCGCTCACCGACGAGTACGTCGACTACACGGTGCGGGAACCGCTCGGCGTCACCGGCCAGATAATCCCGTGGA contains:
- a CDS encoding CoA-acylating methylmalonate-semialdehyde dehydrogenase, yielding MPDTLSENDEVQNYVDGAWHTPSSTDGQAVTDPGTGEELAYLPFSDEDDLDAAVAAGNAAFEDWRQTAVEKRIQPLFRLKQLLDEHIDELAALLVREHGKTRDEARGEIRRGIQNVEVACGIPKMMQAGTLSHAAPDIDESAVREPLGTFVAITPFNFPAMISLWFLPHAVATGNSFILKPSEQDPLVTQRIFELVDRAGFPDGVVQLVHGGPDTVNNILEHDGIEGVSFVGSTPIARHIYETAAANGKRVQAQGGAKNHIIVTESADIEYAAEKTVSSACACAGERCLSNDVVVVEEAVYDEFADALAEKTREQVVGYGLDDGVDIGAIISEDHLDTLHGYVESGVEEGAELLVDGREVTVDDYDGTFIGPTLFGEVSPEMTIAREEHFGPIMGLVSVADFDEAVDVVNQSEFGNAASLFTDSGHKADRFKHEVEAGNLGVNLGTAAPMAFFSFGGRKDSFFGDLHAQGQDMINFYTDKTSYIERWPNQE
- a CDS encoding mandelate racemase/muconate lactonizing enzyme family protein, giving the protein MEITSVNQYHLRYGMDDSFRPAWKPGFEQTEHEVLLFELETDAGISGVATASGFAGRMDYLELAEMFLVSEDPREVESLVEKLDPLNLWGPRPWHFEVALWDIVGKDAGKPIYELLGGSADPIPAYASTGERQGPEERLAYVDERVDEGFEAVKLRCHGDDPSPDLDVARRIREAYPDLTLMMDANMGWSVPMVDVEKWSFDDALSVARELEDIGNVGWLEEPLDRRNYEGLARLREATDVPIAGGEFNNGIHHFREFIKQGSLDVLQPDAVLATGIKGGTKVAAMADTHGLEFAPHTWNDGLGFAANLHLLAATGARWCEYPLDPPGWTPEARDFLLEEPILAENGAVSPPDGPGLGVELDWDLIEELDAS